From a region of the Pyrococcus kukulkanii genome:
- a CDS encoding DNA-binding protein, translating into MVVLDTSIVIERVKNRQEINENITGVTFVEYPGIVRYKRFYGNVLFPTFEDILLAHTIQISLLKIGKPKSFADLLIASICINNGEELVTRDSDFLDIAKVSDLKLKFIP; encoded by the coding sequence ATGGTTGTATTAGATACGAGCATCGTTATTGAAAGGGTGAAAAATAGGCAGGAAATTAATGAAAACATAACAGGTGTCACCTTTGTCGAATATCCTGGAATTGTCAGATACAAAAGATTCTATGGAAATGTCTTGTTTCCTACGTTTGAGGATATTCTACTCGCTCATACTATCCAGATATCACTTCTAAAGATTGGGAAACCAAAGTCATTCGCTGATTTGCTAATAGCGTCAATCTGCATTAATAATGGAGAAGAATTAGTAACAAGGGATAGCGACTTCTTAGATATCGCAAAAGTTTCCGACCTAAAACTTAAATTCATCCCCTAA
- a CDS encoding DEAD/DEAH box helicase codes for MNVSNRAISGALSDFELSLSRNFGLTLRKYQRVISEAVLEHAFVHEDGIKLNIITMPTGSGKTFIEMAIAYFIVKLLGGKVLVLEPTRLLCDQMEKIWSGIFEDIAKGYEGRCEAFQRQPSVVITTPQTALKCVETLKDYKFVIIDEVHHAFGNKFYVELITKLRPEFLFGFSALIPKRKKFRIPQEFVINVGEPKYYEYDYAKLVEIDREFKLPNVILDMFDSEFNEAEKELYERLLFEDIDGRTRYHLEKALASYGIKAFLESYENVLRKGNVTDILEGIHQIRGLSHKARTVLEVLEAYDVQNSPELWPILIFTSRKVTAREIEKAIRSNFNLRVAVITGDTSKRTDSE; via the coding sequence ATGAACGTTAGTAATAGAGCAATTTCAGGAGCTCTATCTGACTTTGAGTTATCTTTAAGCAGAAACTTTGGTTTAACGTTGAGAAAGTATCAAAGAGTAATTTCTGAGGCCGTTTTAGAACATGCGTTTGTACATGAAGATGGCATCAAACTAAACATTATTACAATGCCAACTGGGAGCGGAAAGACCTTTATTGAAATGGCGATAGCGTACTTCATTGTAAAGCTTCTGGGAGGAAAAGTACTTGTCTTAGAGCCAACAAGATTACTGTGTGACCAGATGGAGAAAATATGGAGTGGAATTTTTGAGGATATAGCAAAGGGATACGAAGGAAGATGTGAGGCTTTTCAAAGACAGCCTTCCGTGGTTATAACAACTCCCCAAACCGCATTGAAGTGCGTAGAGACGTTGAAGGATTATAAGTTCGTGATAATTGACGAGGTTCATCATGCATTTGGGAACAAATTCTATGTGGAATTAATAACAAAACTCAGGCCAGAATTTTTGTTTGGGTTCTCAGCATTAATACCTAAGCGCAAAAAGTTTAGAATTCCTCAGGAATTCGTCATCAATGTAGGTGAGCCAAAGTACTATGAATATGACTATGCAAAGCTCGTAGAAATAGATAGGGAGTTTAAGCTTCCAAACGTTATCCTTGATATGTTTGATTCAGAGTTTAATGAAGCCGAAAAGGAATTATACGAGAGATTGCTTTTTGAAGACATTGATGGAAGAACCAGATATCACTTAGAGAAAGCCCTGGCGAGCTATGGCATAAAAGCTTTTCTTGAAAGCTATGAGAATGTTTTGAGGAAAGGAAATGTCACAGACATCTTGGAGGGAATACATCAGATTAGAGGTTTATCTCATAAAGCAAGGACAGTTCTAGAAGTTCTGGAGGCATATGATGTTCAAAATTCTCCAGAGCTATGGCCAATTTTAATCTTCACTTCGAGAAAAGTTACCGCGAGAGAAATAGAAAAGGCCATTAGAAGCAACTTTAACTTAAGAGTTGCTGTAATAACTGGTGATACGTCAAAGAGGACAGACTCAGAATAA
- a CDS encoding DMT family transporter yields MRRKSEGVLLALSGMLLYGLEPVVIKANPANPISFAFFSAFIASLILFPTINLQEAKATWKRGALIGFFGTFLAYISYSIGARLSTAVNAALITRAEVLFSFILASIFLGEKITGKRSFYSLLVLSGVTMVITQGKGLEVRVGDLLLLLVPLFWQIGHVIAKKTKAGPQTIAFLRNSFGSLYLLPLAVATGLEFTPYSVAEGFIIAVGQLVWYASIKRIDLSLATAIITPAPAVAIGIALFMGEPITAWHLFGFALIILGTLGLSRE; encoded by the coding sequence ATGAGAAGGAAGAGTGAAGGAGTCCTACTCGCGCTCAGTGGAATGTTACTTTATGGTCTAGAGCCAGTGGTTATAAAAGCCAATCCTGCCAATCCCATAAGCTTTGCCTTTTTCTCTGCTTTCATTGCCTCCCTGATCCTTTTCCCCACCATTAACCTGCAAGAGGCAAAAGCTACGTGGAAGAGAGGGGCGCTAATAGGCTTCTTTGGAACCTTCCTTGCCTACATTTCGTACTCAATTGGAGCGAGGCTCTCCACGGCGGTAAATGCTGCATTAATAACTAGAGCTGAAGTCCTCTTCTCCTTTATCCTCGCCTCAATATTTTTAGGGGAGAAGATTACAGGGAAAAGGTCTTTCTATTCCCTCTTGGTGCTTTCAGGAGTTACTATGGTTATAACCCAGGGTAAAGGTCTAGAAGTGCGCGTTGGAGATCTCCTTCTCCTGCTCGTTCCACTGTTCTGGCAGATCGGGCACGTCATTGCGAAGAAAACTAAAGCAGGCCCTCAGACGATAGCCTTCCTCAGGAACTCTTTTGGCTCGCTCTACCTGCTCCCCCTTGCCGTGGCTACCGGTTTAGAGTTCACCCCCTATTCGGTAGCGGAGGGCTTCATAATAGCGGTTGGCCAGCTGGTATGGTACGCCTCGATAAAGAGAATTGATCTATCCCTCGCGACGGCAATAATAACTCCAGCTCCAGCCGTTGCTATTGGCATTGCACTCTTCATGGGCGAGCCAATAACTGCATGGCATCTCTTCGGGTTTGCACTTATAATCCTGGGAACTTTAGGGCTTAGCAGGGAGTGA
- a CDS encoding Mrp/NBP35 family ATP-binding protein, which translates to MTIKAPTLNLPGLGVDPLTQRIKEKEKKWKYKIAVLSGKGGVGKSTVAVNLTAALAKMGYFVGILDADIHGPNVAKMLGVDKAEVFAEKFDDGHFEMIPPMADFMGQVTPIKVMSMGMMVPEDQPIIWRGALVTKAIKQLLGDVKWGELDFMIIDFPPGTGDEILTVVQSIQLDAAIIVTTPQEVALLDTGKAVNMMKKMEVPYIAVVENMSYLICPHCGNKIDIFGEGGGEKLAEKEGVDFLGKIPIDLKAREASDLGIPIVLYGDTPAAKAFMEIAEKLVNKLKEMKGDEKEE; encoded by the coding sequence ATGACGATAAAGGCTCCAACCCTAAACTTGCCCGGACTTGGCGTTGATCCCCTAACGCAGAGGATAAAGGAGAAAGAGAAGAAGTGGAAGTACAAGATCGCGGTTTTGAGCGGAAAGGGGGGAGTAGGGAAGAGTACCGTCGCCGTTAACTTGACTGCGGCTTTAGCCAAGATGGGCTACTTCGTCGGAATACTCGATGCAGACATACATGGCCCAAACGTTGCCAAAATGCTCGGCGTTGACAAGGCCGAAGTTTTTGCTGAGAAGTTCGACGATGGACACTTCGAGATGATACCTCCAATGGCGGACTTCATGGGTCAGGTTACTCCAATAAAGGTAATGAGCATGGGAATGATGGTTCCCGAGGATCAGCCAATAATCTGGAGGGGCGCCCTTGTTACAAAGGCAATAAAGCAACTCTTAGGGGACGTGAAGTGGGGCGAGCTTGACTTCATGATAATCGACTTTCCCCCAGGAACTGGAGATGAAATCCTAACCGTAGTTCAGTCGATACAGCTCGATGCCGCCATAATCGTTACCACCCCCCAGGAAGTTGCCCTTCTTGACACTGGAAAGGCGGTAAATATGATGAAGAAGATGGAAGTCCCATATATAGCGGTAGTGGAGAATATGAGCTATTTGATCTGCCCGCACTGTGGAAACAAGATAGACATCTTCGGAGAGGGGGGAGGAGAAAAGCTCGCGGAGAAGGAAGGCGTTGACTTCCTGGGCAAAATACCAATAGATCTTAAAGCAAGGGAAGCAAGCGACCTCGGCATTCCGATAGTGCTTTATGGCGATACCCCAGCTGCAAAGGCCTTCATGGAGATAGCAGAAAAGCTTGTAAACAAGCTGAAGGAAATGAAGGGAGATGAGAAGGAAGAGTGA
- a CDS encoding HEPN domain-containing protein, producing the protein MREEARLLWEQALEDLKTVEVLIDADRYYASVFFSQQAAEKALKALYIEIKKRISPENS; encoded by the coding sequence ATGAGGGAAGAAGCGAGGTTGCTCTGGGAGCAGGCACTGGAGGATCTAAAAACTGTGGAAGTTTTAATAGATGCCGATAGGTACTATGCTAGTGTATTCTTTTCCCAGCAGGCCGCTGAAAAAGCCCTTAAGGCCCTGTACATCGAGATCAAAAAAAGAATTTCCCCCGAAAACTCATAG
- a CDS encoding nucleotidyltransferase domain-containing protein gives MQEKIESLVKIIKKAYPDATVILFGSRARGDFLKDSDYDLIVVSKAFEEKQFTDRSTEVLKLLFKEGIVGDFEILCYTPKEFERKKRMIGIVREALKEGIIL, from the coding sequence TTGCAGGAGAAGATTGAAAGTTTAGTTAAAATCATAAAGAAGGCCTATCCAGATGCTACTGTTATTCTCTTTGGCTCTAGAGCTAGGGGAGATTTTCTAAAGGACAGTGACTACGATTTGATAGTGGTTTCCAAAGCATTTGAAGAAAAGCAGTTCACGGACAGATCTACTGAAGTTCTGAAGTTGTTGTTTAAAGAGGGCATAGTTGGAGATTTTGAAATCCTCTGCTATACTCCCAAAGAGTTTGAAAGGAAGAAGAGAATGATAGGGATAGTTAGGGAAGCCCTAAAAGAGGGAATTATTCTTTGA
- the cobB gene encoding NAD-dependent protein deacetylase, whose amino-acid sequence MIVEVAGVLASSKNVIAFTGAGISAESGVPTFRGKDGLWKKYRPEELATPEAFARDPKLVWEFYKWRIRKILQAKPNPAHYALVELERMGILKAVITQNVDDLHREAGTKNLIELHGNIFRVKCTSCDYGEYLKETGRVNEILSQELPRCPKCNSLLRPDVVWFGEPLPEEALRKAFRLAETADAVIVVGTSGVVYPAAYIPFIVKENGGTVIEVNVQESGITPIADFFCRGKAGEILPRIVEEVRRLLNE is encoded by the coding sequence ATGATAGTCGAGGTTGCGGGAGTTTTAGCTTCCTCCAAGAATGTAATAGCTTTCACGGGTGCCGGGATTAGCGCCGAGAGCGGGGTTCCAACTTTTAGGGGTAAGGATGGACTGTGGAAGAAGTACAGGCCAGAAGAGCTCGCAACGCCCGAGGCCTTTGCAAGGGATCCAAAGCTCGTGTGGGAGTTTTACAAGTGGAGAATTCGGAAGATCCTTCAGGCAAAGCCAAATCCAGCCCACTACGCCCTCGTTGAACTCGAGAGGATGGGAATATTAAAAGCCGTGATAACCCAGAACGTCGATGACCTTCACAGGGAGGCCGGAACCAAGAACTTGATCGAACTCCACGGCAACATCTTCAGGGTTAAGTGCACCTCCTGCGACTACGGAGAGTACCTCAAGGAAACCGGCAGGGTAAATGAAATCCTCAGTCAGGAGCTCCCTAGGTGTCCCAAGTGCAACTCGCTGTTAAGGCCTGATGTAGTCTGGTTCGGTGAACCATTACCGGAGGAAGCCTTAAGAAAGGCCTTCAGGCTTGCTGAGACTGCCGATGCTGTGATAGTTGTTGGGACTAGCGGCGTTGTCTACCCCGCAGCCTACATACCCTTCATAGTGAAGGAGAATGGCGGAACGGTTATAGAGGTGAACGTTCAGGAGTCAGGTATAACTCCGATAGCGGACTTCTTCTGTAGGGGCAAAGCTGGGGAAATACTTCCAAGGATCGTGGAAGAGGTCAGGAGGCTCCTCAATGAGTAG
- a CDS encoding monovalent cation/H+ antiporter subunit E produces the protein MSRVHLYLRKRLEEIRDRYIYEIYERQKLPPWERFLLTWIVLFAFWLGITGDITPQGLSLGLPTTGIIAFYMRDLLTDDIRHSKHLVWKILYFAFLYLPQYLIIMAFRLLESNIKVAKHAILMDINPGIVRIKTSLHSNTGVTILANSITLTPGTLTLDVVKKLDGTYLYVHWIDVETLNVEKAGEIIKGDIEEWLKKIFW, from the coding sequence ATGAGTAGGGTTCATTTGTACCTCAGGAAGAGGCTCGAAGAGATAAGGGACAGGTACATTTACGAAATCTACGAGAGGCAGAAGCTTCCTCCCTGGGAGAGATTCCTGCTTACTTGGATAGTCCTCTTCGCCTTCTGGCTTGGCATTACAGGCGACATTACACCTCAAGGACTTTCTCTGGGCCTACCAACGACTGGAATAATAGCATTCTACATGAGAGACCTCCTCACCGACGATATAAGACACTCGAAGCATCTAGTCTGGAAGATCCTGTACTTCGCCTTCCTTTACCTGCCCCAGTACTTAATAATTATGGCCTTCAGGCTCCTTGAGAGCAACATAAAGGTTGCGAAGCATGCCATATTGATGGACATAAACCCAGGAATAGTAAGGATTAAAACAAGTCTACACTCAAACACTGGGGTAACGATCCTCGCCAACTCAATTACGCTGACCCCAGGAACTTTAACCCTGGATGTCGTGAAGAAGCTCGATGGGACATATCTTTACGTTCACTGGATAGACGTTGAAACCCTGAACGTTGAGAAGGCTGGAGAGATCATCAAGGGGGACATTGAGGAATGGCTAAAGAAAATCTTCTGGTAG
- a CDS encoding monovalent cation/H+ antiporter complex subunit F, which produces MAKENLLVAGIGMLLFTALMAMYRVIAGPTLADRIVGLNTVTTKVVGIIAILAVLWREWYLIDAAIVLLMVNSVSGLILAKYMERRGRNA; this is translated from the coding sequence ATGGCTAAAGAAAATCTTCTGGTAGCGGGCATTGGAATGTTATTGTTCACGGCACTAATGGCTATGTACAGAGTCATAGCGGGCCCTACGCTGGCCGATAGGATAGTCGGACTTAACACGGTAACGACCAAGGTAGTTGGAATTATAGCGATACTCGCTGTGCTCTGGAGGGAGTGGTATCTGATAGACGCCGCAATAGTCCTACTGATGGTCAACTCCGTCAGTGGTCTTATACTGGCCAAGTACATGGAGAGGAGGGGGAGGAATGCTTGA
- the mnhG gene encoding monovalent cation/H(+) antiporter subunit G encodes MLEIIPLLFGYSIMFFGSLGVIRFPDVYTRLHAATKCDTGGIMGIVFGLMMIMDGPFVVKVKLLFLLVLIALINPMVSHAIARGAYKMGIKPEVKVDMYAWDNP; translated from the coding sequence ATGCTTGAAATAATTCCATTATTATTCGGTTATTCAATTATGTTCTTCGGCTCGCTTGGTGTGATAAGGTTTCCCGATGTGTACACTAGGTTGCATGCCGCAACGAAGTGCGACACCGGTGGTATAATGGGGATAGTCTTTGGGTTGATGATGATCATGGACGGCCCGTTCGTAGTTAAGGTTAAACTCCTCTTCCTCTTGGTTCTTATAGCCCTGATAAACCCGATGGTAAGCCACGCGATCGCTAGGGGAGCGTACAAGATGGGCATAAAACCGGAGGTAAAGGTGGACATGTATGCTTGGGACAATCCTTAG
- a CDS encoding hydrogenase subunit MbhD domain-containing protein, translating into MLGTILSLILIGLALVVVLHRDFLASLITYGLVSLAFILLLLLLKAPDVALSAIVVGALVTGLFIFAYESTEEDGKIEIWKGIFVLPLLVLLLKCEVEPRTFTYDAYISHWSMGNLVTEILAGWRLYDSIGEAMILFSAALGFSLVLRRDRK; encoded by the coding sequence ATGCTTGGGACAATCCTTAGCTTAATCCTTATAGGACTCGCCCTCGTTGTCGTCCTGCACAGGGACTTCCTCGCCTCCCTGATAACTTACGGACTTGTAAGCTTAGCCTTCATTCTACTCCTCCTCTTGCTTAAGGCCCCAGACGTTGCCTTATCAGCTATAGTTGTCGGAGCCTTGGTTACCGGGTTATTCATATTCGCTTATGAGAGCACGGAAGAGGATGGAAAGATTGAAATTTGGAAGGGCATTTTCGTTCTCCCTCTCCTGGTCCTGCTCTTAAAGTGCGAGGTTGAACCAAGAACTTTTACGTACGATGCCTATATCTCACACTGGTCTATGGGGAATCTCGTTACCGAGATCTTGGCTGGGTGGAGGCTTTACGACAGTATAGGTGAAGCGATGATACTCTTCTCGGCGGCATTGGGATTTAGCTTGGTTCTCAGGAGGGACAGGAAGTGA
- a CDS encoding MnhB domain-containing protein — protein MKMSIVARTTTKLVSPFLVTYAAYLMLYSSQSPGGGFQAGVILGVAIILLITSHGYRRVRKKFKKKLVSSMEGVSGIILILLLLLTALLYLPPLEETVIPFNVFVGIKVGAAFTMIFYTITTFMERD, from the coding sequence GTGAAGATGAGCATAGTTGCGAGAACCACGACAAAGCTTGTGAGCCCCTTCCTCGTTACCTATGCAGCTTACCTCATGCTGTACTCCTCCCAGTCCCCAGGGGGAGGGTTTCAGGCGGGAGTAATCCTGGGGGTGGCAATAATCCTTCTCATAACCTCACATGGATACAGGAGGGTAAGGAAGAAGTTCAAGAAGAAGCTCGTAAGCTCAATGGAGGGGGTATCGGGCATAATCCTCATACTTCTTCTGCTGTTAACTGCTTTGTTATACTTACCTCCGCTGGAGGAAACTGTAATTCCCTTCAACGTTTTCGTTGGAATTAAGGTTGGAGCGGCCTTTACCATGATATTCTACACGATAACGACCTTCATGGAGAGGGATTAA
- a CDS encoding cation:proton antiporter subunit C yields MIGLIITIIGLFGIIVNQSKLKQLLSLNIMALGVVLFLIEEGAKVGSAPPLKGGNPVDPIPAVLMLTTLVVDVAVTGLALALIMGGKRR; encoded by the coding sequence ATGATAGGATTGATAATCACGATAATAGGGCTCTTCGGGATAATAGTAAATCAGTCAAAGCTTAAGCAGTTGCTATCCCTAAACATCATGGCCCTGGGAGTCGTTCTGTTCCTAATAGAGGAAGGGGCCAAGGTAGGAAGTGCCCCGCCGCTGAAGGGAGGCAATCCCGTGGATCCAATTCCCGCAGTTTTAATGCTTACAACACTTGTAGTTGACGTTGCCGTCACTGGCTTGGCCTTAGCTCTAATAATGGGAGGGAAGAGAAGGTGA